The nucleotide window TGACGCGCCTCTCCTGCGTGTTCTGCATCATGGCCAGCGCGGGCGACCTGACGACCGCTGCGCGCCTGATGCGCGACCTCTACCGCCGCTACGTCGAGACGGAGAAGCGCCTCGGGCATACCCTGAGCATGACTGGCCGTAGCCTCGAGGAAATCACAGGGGTGGCAGCATGACCGTCTACGTCGATGACATGCACCTGTCGCCTATGGGCCAGTTCGGGCGGATGAAGATGTCCCACATGATCGCGGACAGCACCGACGAGCTGCTCGCGATGGCCGACCGGATCGGTCTCGCCCGCCGATGGCTGCAGGCGGCCGGCACACCCCGAGAGCATTTCGACGTGAGCATGTGCTTGCGCAAGAAGGCCGTCGCCGCCGGCGCGGTCGAGATCACCATGCGGGAGCTTGCAATGCGCTGCCGCGAACGGAGGGAGACGGCATGACCGA belongs to Salipiger profundus and includes:
- a CDS encoding DUF4031 domain-containing protein, whose translation is MTVYVDDMHLSPMGQFGRMKMSHMIADSTDELLAMADRIGLARRWLQAAGTPREHFDVSMCLRKKAVAAGAVEITMRELAMRCRERRETA